One Halobaculum marinum genomic window carries:
- a CDS encoding ABC transporter substrate-binding protein encodes MSKRITRRRTLAALGASGIAGLAGCTGGDGSGSDTENNGGGDTTTESSDMEGTTAGSSGGASGTVKIGVLQPVSGDLQYYGQQALWGFSSGLAYKAGGEPQLAAETGTQTVTVGDVDYELLIRDTQFSADTAQSLATNLVTDEDVDMLFGLTSSGAATRVSQTVAQQASVPLMIGPAASASVTSESESCSELVFRASENTAMDARSGGRYVARESDVSSVYLFGADYSFGRAVVNNYEAVLEAEGVDIVGKRFVPQGYSEWEGLLDNAAEAGAEGIVGGFTVATLPALFTSYLNGDYDFTIFGGFATEITNNVVGGLLQNQLGEPLTQEKLDGLGVGPFTTRYHWNQYDNEINNAFVDGYVNAYGKVPDLFTSGTFTAASSIVQAVEESGSTEGADIASALRGMTVADTPKGTDAYTFQEYNNQARSEMTVANVVPTADEWSDAWGAPIQPSDPVARISADETTIPADADGMNCSL; translated from the coding sequence ATGAGCAAGCGTATCACACGACGCCGAACGCTGGCGGCGCTCGGCGCCTCGGGGATCGCGGGATTGGCCGGGTGTACGGGCGGCGACGGCAGCGGAAGCGACACGGAGAACAACGGCGGCGGCGACACGACGACAGAGAGTAGCGACATGGAAGGCACGACAGCAGGAAGTTCGGGTGGCGCGTCGGGGACCGTAAAGATCGGCGTGCTCCAGCCCGTCTCGGGCGACCTCCAGTACTACGGCCAGCAGGCGCTGTGGGGGTTCTCCTCCGGACTCGCGTACAAGGCCGGCGGCGAGCCGCAACTCGCCGCCGAGACCGGGACCCAGACCGTCACGGTCGGCGACGTCGACTACGAGCTGTTGATCCGCGACACGCAGTTCTCAGCGGACACGGCGCAGTCGCTCGCGACGAACCTCGTCACCGACGAGGACGTCGACATGCTGTTCGGCCTCACCTCCTCGGGCGCCGCGACGCGCGTGAGCCAGACGGTGGCCCAGCAGGCCAGCGTCCCGCTGATGATCGGGCCGGCGGCGTCCGCCTCCGTCACCTCCGAGTCTGAGTCGTGCAGCGAGTTGGTGTTCCGCGCCTCTGAGAACACCGCGATGGACGCGCGCTCCGGCGGCCGCTACGTCGCCCGGGAGTCCGACGTGTCCTCGGTGTACCTGTTCGGCGCCGACTACTCGTTCGGTCGCGCGGTCGTCAACAACTACGAGGCGGTGCTCGAAGCCGAGGGCGTCGACATCGTGGGCAAGCGGTTCGTCCCGCAGGGGTACTCCGAGTGGGAGGGCCTGCTCGACAACGCCGCCGAGGCGGGTGCCGAGGGCATCGTCGGCGGCTTCACGGTCGCGACGCTGCCGGCGCTGTTCACGTCGTACCTCAACGGCGACTACGACTTCACCATCTTCGGCGGCTTCGCCACCGAGATCACCAACAACGTCGTCGGCGGCCTCCTCCAGAACCAACTCGGCGAGCCGCTCACGCAGGAGAAACTCGACGGCCTCGGCGTCGGGCCGTTCACCACGCGCTACCACTGGAACCAGTACGACAACGAGATCAACAACGCGTTCGTCGACGGGTACGTGAACGCCTACGGCAAGGTGCCGGACCTGTTCACCTCGGGGACGTTCACCGCGGCCTCCTCGATCGTGCAGGCGGTCGAGGAGAGCGGGTCCACGGAGGGCGCCGACATCGCATCGGCACTGCGTGGGATGACCGTCGCGGACACCCCGAAGGGGACGGACGCGTACACGTTCCAGGAGTACAACAACCAGGCCCGCTCGGAGATGACCGTCGCGAACGTCGTGCCGACGGCCGACGAGTGGAGCGACGCGTGGGGCGCGCCGATCCAGCCGAGCGACCCCGTCGCCCGCATCTCCGCAGACGAGACCACCATCCCGGCGGACGCCGACGGGATGAACTGCTCGCTGTAA
- a CDS encoding AMP-binding protein, with protein sequence MSERATATTGIPPGTHWVGDWSGRRARLSPDRVGLIDATTGVEYTYADLDERAERTASALAARGVGRGDRVVTLSRNRPALVDLFFATGKLGAVLAPLSHRLAPPELGTLLADSDPTAVVVEAESADLLTAALGEATSDAAVATDATDANNATDANNATGDPTDLDPTLLVVGDDADAVGDTTAALGGESFATVRREESVDRVDRPVVSPSDSHLFLHTGGSTGTPKQTVISHRAIYWNSMTTIAAWGLRADDLTPMPFPMFHTGGWNVLTVPLFHMGGTVVIAREFDPGQVLGIVDERDATVLVAVPAVLRMMRDHDDWAATDLSTLRFAKSGGGPCRRSVLEAWWDRGVDLSQGYGLTECGPNNFAMPDDWPREKADAVGVPAPHVTARVVDADGHPVDAGTVGELELSSPAAADGYWNAPEETTATFGDGWVSTGDLARVDADGYYHIEGRKKNMYVSGGENVFPAEVEDVLTDHPGIREAVVIGVADDTWGTVGKAVVEGDTSLTLSDLETFLDGKLARFKHPRHLAFVDSVPYSGPSKIDREAIRERFGDDE encoded by the coding sequence ATGTCTGAACGGGCGACCGCGACGACCGGCATCCCACCTGGGACCCACTGGGTGGGCGACTGGTCGGGCCGACGCGCGCGGCTCTCACCCGACCGTGTCGGACTGATCGACGCGACGACGGGTGTCGAGTACACGTACGCGGACCTCGATGAGCGCGCCGAGCGGACGGCGAGCGCCCTCGCGGCCCGCGGTGTGGGCCGTGGCGACCGGGTCGTGACGCTCTCGCGGAACCGACCGGCGCTCGTCGATCTGTTCTTCGCGACCGGGAAGCTCGGTGCCGTGCTCGCGCCGCTGTCGCACCGCCTCGCGCCGCCCGAACTGGGGACGCTCCTCGCCGACTCGGACCCGACGGCGGTGGTCGTCGAAGCCGAAAGCGCCGACCTGCTGACGGCCGCACTCGGTGAAGCGACCAGTGACGCGGCAGTTGCGACGGATGCGACTGACGCGAACAACGCCACCGACGCGAATAACGCGACTGGCGACCCCACCGACCTCGACCCGACGCTGCTCGTCGTCGGCGACGACGCCGACGCGGTCGGGGACACGACCGCGGCGCTCGGCGGGGAGTCGTTCGCGACCGTCCGCCGCGAGGAGTCGGTCGACCGGGTGGATCGGCCAGTCGTGTCGCCCTCTGACTCACACCTGTTCCTACACACCGGCGGCTCGACGGGGACGCCGAAACAGACCGTGATCTCTCACCGAGCAATCTACTGGAACTCGATGACGACGATCGCGGCGTGGGGGCTCCGCGCGGACGACCTGACGCCGATGCCGTTCCCGATGTTCCACACGGGCGGGTGGAACGTCCTGACGGTGCCGCTGTTCCACATGGGTGGGACCGTCGTGATCGCACGGGAGTTCGACCCCGGGCAGGTGTTGGGGATCGTCGACGAGCGCGACGCGACGGTGCTCGTCGCCGTCCCGGCGGTGCTCCGGATGATGCGCGACCACGACGACTGGGCGGCGACCGACCTGTCGACGCTCCGGTTCGCGAAGTCGGGCGGGGGGCCGTGTCGCCGCTCCGTGCTCGAAGCGTGGTGGGACCGCGGCGTCGACCTGTCGCAGGGGTACGGCCTCACCGAGTGCGGGCCGAACAACTTCGCCATGCCCGACGACTGGCCCCGAGAGAAGGCCGACGCCGTCGGCGTGCCGGCGCCCCACGTCACCGCCCGCGTCGTCGACGCCGACGGCCACCCCGTGGACGCCGGCACCGTGGGCGAACTCGAACTGTCGAGTCCCGCGGCCGCGGACGGTTACTGGAACGCGCCCGAGGAGACGACGGCCACCTTCGGCGACGGGTGGGTGTCGACTGGCGACCTCGCGCGTGTCGACGCCGACGGCTACTACCACATCGAAGGGCGCAAGAAGAACATGTACGTCAGCGGCGGCGAGAACGTCTTCCCCGCCGAGGTCGAGGACGTGCTCACCGACCACCCGGGGATCCGCGAGGCGGTGGTGATCGGCGTCGCCGACGACACGTGGGGCACCGTCGGCAAGGCGGTCGTCGAGGGCGACACGTCGCTCACCCTCTCCGACTTGGAGACGTTCCTCGACGGGAAGCTGGCGCGGTTCAAACACCCGAGACACCTGGCGTTCGTCGACAGCGTGCCGTACTCTGGGCCGTCGAAGATCGACCGCGAGGCGATCCGCGAGCGGTTCGGCGACGACGAGTGA
- a CDS encoding ABC transporter ATP-binding protein, with the protein MLRTRGLTKRFGGLTAVDDVTFDLAEDELCSLIGPNGAGKTTFFNLLTGVLTPSEGTVELRRDDAGGDADPSTGASDADGWRDLTDASPHEIADMGVHRSYQVTNVFENSTVLENVRVAAQAADGAGTNFWRNAGQLDRYIDEAYAILDRVDLADSAEQPANALSHGAKRQLEVGIALAGDPDVLLLDEPNAGVSSESVDRVVDLIEDVATDHAVLLVEHNMDIVMEVSDRVVVLNQGAVIADDEPSAVRNDPDVQKAYLGGYEPGSAGTDADSRETTGRDANGSDATGGEAA; encoded by the coding sequence ATGCTTCGAACGAGGGGGCTGACGAAGCGGTTCGGCGGACTCACCGCCGTCGACGACGTGACGTTCGACCTCGCCGAGGACGAACTGTGCTCGCTCATCGGCCCGAACGGCGCCGGGAAGACGACGTTCTTCAACCTCCTGACGGGGGTGTTGACCCCGAGCGAGGGGACCGTCGAACTCCGACGCGACGACGCCGGCGGCGACGCTGACCCGTCGACCGGCGCGAGCGATGCCGATGGCTGGCGCGACCTCACCGACGCGTCGCCGCACGAGATCGCCGACATGGGGGTCCACCGGTCGTACCAGGTGACGAACGTGTTCGAGAACTCGACCGTGCTCGAGAACGTCCGCGTCGCCGCGCAGGCGGCCGACGGCGCAGGGACGAACTTCTGGCGAAACGCCGGCCAACTCGACCGGTACATCGACGAGGCGTACGCGATCCTCGACCGGGTCGACCTCGCCGACAGCGCCGAGCAACCGGCTAACGCGCTGTCGCACGGCGCGAAGCGCCAACTGGAGGTCGGCATCGCCCTCGCGGGCGACCCGGACGTCCTGCTGCTCGACGAACCGAACGCCGGCGTCTCTTCCGAGAGCGTCGACCGCGTGGTCGACCTCATAGAGGACGTCGCCACCGACCACGCCGTGCTGCTGGTCGAGCACAACATGGACATCGTGATGGAGGTGTCCGACCGCGTGGTCGTCCTCAACCAGGGGGCCGTCATCGCCGACGACGAACCGAGTGCCGTCCGCAACGACCCCGACGTCCAGAAGGCGTACCTCGGCGGGTACGAGCCGGGGAGTGCTGGAACGGACGCGGACAGCCGCGAGACGACTGGACGCGACGCGAACGGCAGTGACGCCACTGGAGGTGAGGCGGCGTGA
- a CDS encoding Cdc6/Cdc18 family protein: MHAPGIDSGVLSEDVIPLCAAYAAQDKGSARQAIKYLRKAAAIAESEDSPTVLGDHVRAAQDEAERELIIEGMEQLTTQGHLALAAVTILELANETDVRTRDVYDVYKSLTNDIDADQLAQRRMRDHLIELDMLSIIRARKSASGSVGGEAYTFELRVEPSTALDVLEAVSRFDDVDFNTMTQNWLRE, encoded by the coding sequence GTGCACGCTCCGGGGATCGACTCGGGCGTGCTCTCGGAGGACGTGATCCCGCTGTGTGCGGCGTACGCCGCCCAGGACAAAGGGAGCGCACGGCAGGCGATCAAGTACCTCCGAAAGGCCGCCGCGATCGCCGAGTCCGAGGACAGCCCGACGGTCCTCGGCGACCACGTCCGCGCCGCCCAAGACGAGGCCGAGCGCGAACTCATCATCGAGGGGATGGAACAGCTCACCACGCAGGGCCACCTCGCGCTCGCGGCGGTGACGATCCTCGAACTCGCGAACGAAACCGACGTCCGCACGCGCGACGTGTACGACGTGTACAAGTCGCTCACCAACGACATCGACGCCGACCAACTCGCCCAGCGCCGGATGCGCGACCACCTCATCGAGTTGGACATGCTGAGCATCATCCGCGCTCGCAAGTCCGCCTCGGGGTCGGTCGGTGGCGAGGCGTACACGTTCGAGCTCAGAGTCGAGCCGTCCACCGCACTCGACGTGCTGGAGGCGGTATCGCGCTTCGACGACGTCGACTTCAACACAATGACGCAGAACTGGCTCCGCGAGTGA
- a CDS encoding type 1 glutamine amidotransferase, with product MILVLDNAVDGGYMAGEIVHFLPDARAYNYPNEDGDPSLDGVDGVVIGGSEVGVYDEPDQPWITEQKRFVRRLVEEGVPTLGICFGHQILNAALGGEVVDSGVTRLHLHDAEFDDDPLFEGVEPTVPVLHSDVVTELGEGMEVIARADYYEYFATRHRESPVWSVQYHPEFTPRIVDEYDGWEERDRSFEDSTATRTLANFATLVESIGSDAGD from the coding sequence GTGATTCTGGTACTCGACAACGCGGTCGACGGCGGCTACATGGCCGGCGAGATCGTGCACTTCCTCCCCGACGCCCGCGCGTACAACTACCCGAACGAGGACGGCGACCCGAGTCTCGACGGCGTCGACGGCGTCGTCATCGGCGGCAGCGAGGTCGGCGTGTACGACGAACCGGACCAGCCGTGGATCACCGAGCAGAAGCGCTTCGTGCGCCGCCTCGTCGAGGAGGGCGTCCCTACGCTCGGCATCTGCTTCGGCCACCAGATCCTCAACGCCGCGCTCGGCGGGGAGGTCGTCGACAGCGGGGTCACTCGCCTCCACCTCCACGACGCAGAGTTCGACGACGACCCCCTGTTCGAGGGGGTCGAACCGACCGTGCCCGTGCTCCACTCCGACGTGGTGACCGAACTCGGCGAGGGGATGGAGGTGATCGCGCGTGCGGACTACTACGAGTACTTCGCCACCCGGCACCGCGAGAGCCCAGTGTGGTCCGTCCAGTACCACCCAGAGTTCACGCCGCGGATCGTCGACGAGTACGACGGCTGGGAGGAGCGTGATCGGTCCTTCGAGGACTCCACCGCGACCCGAACGCTCGCCAACTTCGCGACCCTCGTAGAGTCGATCGGGAGCGACGCCGGCGACTGA
- a CDS encoding MaoC family dehydratase, whose translation MPVATVGETADATIEVTTEAIDTYASVTGDTNPIHLDDEYAAETMFGGRIAHGMLGAGVISAALASLPGDVIYLSQDCSFEAPVRPGDTLNASVEVLEELGGDRLRVETVARVDGELVIDGEAVVLSVPHDDE comes from the coding sequence ATGCCAGTCGCGACCGTCGGTGAGACTGCCGATGCGACGATCGAGGTGACGACAGAAGCGATCGACACGTACGCGAGCGTCACCGGGGACACCAATCCGATCCACCTCGACGACGAGTACGCCGCCGAGACGATGTTCGGCGGGCGGATCGCACATGGGATGCTCGGTGCCGGCGTGATCAGCGCCGCACTGGCGTCGCTCCCGGGGGACGTGATCTATCTCTCGCAGGACTGCTCGTTCGAAGCACCCGTCCGTCCCGGAGACACGCTCAACGCATCCGTCGAGGTGCTGGAGGAACTCGGCGGCGACAGACTCCGCGTGGAGACAGTCGCTCGTGTGGACGGAGAACTCGTCATCGACGGTGAAGCCGTCGTGCTCTCGGTCCCACACGACGACGAGTAA
- a CDS encoding Cdc6/Cdc18 family protein, with product MGQSPYSTTSEIFATGGEGYLKEDHTPSTLPERREEILKLRRSLKPAARGVGAENAFLSGKAGQGKTAAAKAELAELQAFATAEDLELTTVLFSCEGISSSYTLACGLCEELGGTNPNGHPMQKVLDHLWEAMNQVGGTIIIVLDEIDNLGTDDKILYSLPRARDKNYVNDDVYPSVIGISNDLQWRDNLDPAAKDSLYDDSIFFAPYDANDLRDILSRRASKAFRDTDLVYENPDGETFTISVDLDGDDESLDTAFEARGIDRGACTLRGSTRACSRRT from the coding sequence ATGGGTCAGTCTCCGTACTCGACAACCTCCGAGATCTTCGCCACCGGAGGCGAGGGGTACCTCAAGGAGGATCACACGCCCTCGACGCTCCCGGAGCGGCGCGAGGAGATCCTCAAGCTCCGACGGTCGCTCAAGCCGGCGGCGCGGGGAGTGGGCGCGGAGAACGCCTTCCTCTCGGGGAAAGCCGGGCAGGGGAAGACCGCGGCGGCGAAAGCCGAGTTGGCAGAGCTCCAAGCGTTCGCGACCGCCGAGGACCTGGAACTGACGACCGTGCTGTTCTCGTGTGAGGGGATCTCTTCGAGCTACACCCTCGCGTGCGGGCTGTGTGAGGAACTCGGGGGCACGAACCCCAACGGCCACCCGATGCAGAAGGTGCTCGACCACCTGTGGGAGGCGATGAACCAGGTCGGGGGGACGATCATCATCGTCCTCGACGAGATCGACAACCTCGGTACCGACGACAAGATCCTCTACTCCCTCCCGCGTGCACGGGACAAGAACTACGTCAACGACGACGTGTACCCGTCGGTCATCGGGATCAGCAACGACCTGCAGTGGCGTGACAACCTCGACCCGGCGGCGAAAGACAGCCTTTACGACGACTCGATCTTCTTCGCGCCGTACGACGCCAACGACCTGCGGGACATCCTCTCGCGCCGCGCCAGCAAGGCGTTCCGTGACACCGACCTCGTGTACGAAAACCCCGACGGCGAGACGTTCACCATCTCGGTCGACCTCGACGGCGACGACGAGTCGCTCGACACCGCCTTCGAGGCTCGCGGGATCGACCGCGGCGCGTGCACGCTCCGGGGATCGACTCGGGCGTGCTCTCGGAGGACGTGA
- a CDS encoding cytochrome c oxidase subunit 3: MDGTDAAAADHDAAEHTSRWPIVAAVGAAALYLGAGGAMAVGDALPRTPLLVVAGIGVVVVVGGLAGWAREAFFAGEAGSRSQLYVGGMWLFLLSDLATFAAGFVYYAFVRSGTWPPSELPPLLGSLVLVNTVVLVASSVTVHFAHDALESGNRSRFLGLLGTTVALGAVFVAGQAYEYFEFVTAESFTLSDGVFASAFYGLTGLHGLHVTLGVVMLALVFVRSLRGAYSEGNDTAVRTVSLYWHFVDGVWIFLVAVLYVGAVVG, translated from the coding sequence ATGGACGGGACCGACGCCGCCGCCGCGGACCACGACGCGGCGGAGCACACGAGCAGGTGGCCCATCGTCGCAGCGGTCGGCGCGGCGGCGCTGTATCTCGGCGCCGGCGGTGCGATGGCCGTGGGTGACGCGCTTCCCCGGACGCCGCTACTGGTCGTCGCCGGTATCGGCGTCGTCGTGGTCGTGGGCGGTCTCGCCGGGTGGGCACGGGAGGCGTTCTTCGCCGGCGAGGCGGGGAGTCGCTCGCAGTTGTACGTCGGCGGGATGTGGCTGTTTCTCCTCTCGGACCTGGCGACGTTCGCCGCGGGGTTCGTCTACTACGCGTTCGTCCGCTCGGGGACGTGGCCGCCGTCGGAGTTGCCCCCGTTGCTCGGGTCGCTCGTGCTCGTGAACACGGTCGTCCTCGTCGCGAGCAGTGTGACGGTCCACTTCGCGCACGACGCGCTGGAGTCCGGGAACCGTAGCCGGTTCCTCGGGCTGTTGGGAACGACGGTAGCTCTCGGGGCCGTCTTCGTCGCGGGACAGGCGTACGAGTACTTCGAGTTCGTCACCGCGGAGTCGTTCACGCTCTCTGACGGCGTGTTCGCGAGCGCCTTCTACGGACTGACTGGACTGCACGGGTTGCACGTGACGCTGGGCGTCGTCATGCTCGCACTCGTGTTCGTGCGGTCGCTTCGCGGCGCGTACTCCGAGGGGAACGACACCGCCGTCCGGACGGTTTCGCTGTACTGGCACTTCGTCGACGGCGTTTGGATCTTCCTGGTCGCGGTGTTGTACGTCGGTGCCGTCGTCGGGTGA
- a CDS encoding alpha/beta fold hydrolase: MPTADHDGVAIAYEQRGRDATEAETVVLCEGLGYGRWMWDRQADALGDDYHVVLWDNRGTGSSATPEGPYTIDAMAGDLEAVLATVGVDAAHVVGASMGGMVAQRYVLEYDRATSLTLLCTSPGGPDAVATPDETLARMFSVPDDADEREAIRYKMAPALSDGFAEANPELIEDIVDERLDSDASPSAREWQAAAVQAFDASEELDDIAIPTLVAHGTGDRVLPVENGRLLAERIPNARETFVEDGSHLFFIEEAARVNSMLAEFLADV; this comes from the coding sequence GTGCCAACCGCGGATCACGACGGCGTCGCGATCGCGTACGAACAGCGCGGTCGCGACGCGACCGAAGCGGAGACGGTCGTCCTCTGTGAGGGACTCGGCTACGGTCGGTGGATGTGGGACCGACAGGCCGACGCCCTGGGCGACGACTACCACGTCGTCCTGTGGGACAACCGGGGGACGGGATCGTCGGCGACGCCGGAGGGACCGTACACGATCGACGCGATGGCTGGGGACTTGGAGGCCGTCCTCGCGACCGTCGGCGTCGACGCTGCCCACGTCGTTGGCGCGTCGATGGGCGGGATGGTCGCTCAACGATACGTCCTCGAGTACGACCGCGCGACGTCGCTCACGCTGCTGTGTACCTCACCGGGCGGGCCAGACGCGGTCGCGACGCCCGACGAGACGCTCGCTCGGATGTTCTCGGTCCCCGACGACGCCGACGAACGCGAGGCGATCCGGTACAAGATGGCCCCGGCACTCAGCGACGGATTCGCCGAGGCCAACCCCGAACTGATCGAGGACATCGTCGACGAACGACTCGACTCCGACGCCTCGCCGAGCGCGCGCGAGTGGCAGGCCGCCGCCGTCCAGGCGTTCGACGCCAGCGAGGAACTCGACGACATCGCCATTCCGACGCTCGTCGCCCACGGGACGGGCGACCGGGTGCTCCCGGTCGAGAACGGTCGACTGCTCGCCGAGCGGATCCCCAACGCTCGCGAGACGTTCGTCGAGGACGGCTCGCACCTGTTCTTCATCGAGGAGGCGGCTCGTGTCAACAGCATGCTCGCGGAGTTCCTCGCTGATGTCTGA
- a CDS encoding ABC transporter ATP-binding protein, with product MTGVQTYYGDSHVLEGVDLEVYEGEVVALMGRNGVGKTTTLRSVLQLTPPREGSIQYRGEELVGMGTHEVAARGVGWIPEDRRMFGQLTVEENVRVAVPDADDTSAGLDLAFETFPDLRERREAKAGDLSGGQQQMLAIARGLVGDNDLLLVDEPSEGLAPLIVEAVAEALTEAATDTTMLLVEQNLPLALDVADRFYVLDHGRVVDEGDTADVSADGERLRRYLSA from the coding sequence TTGACGGGCGTCCAGACGTACTACGGCGACAGCCACGTGCTCGAAGGGGTCGACCTGGAGGTGTACGAGGGTGAGGTCGTCGCGCTGATGGGTCGCAATGGCGTCGGGAAGACGACGACGCTGCGGTCGGTGTTGCAGTTGACGCCGCCGCGCGAGGGGTCGATCCAGTATCGCGGCGAGGAACTCGTCGGGATGGGAACCCACGAGGTCGCCGCCCGCGGCGTCGGCTGGATCCCCGAAGACCGGCGGATGTTCGGGCAGTTGACTGTCGAGGAGAACGTGCGCGTCGCGGTGCCCGACGCCGACGACACGAGCGCCGGCCTCGACCTGGCGTTCGAGACGTTCCCCGACCTGCGAGAGCGCCGCGAGGCGAAGGCCGGGGACCTCTCCGGCGGCCAACAGCAGATGCTCGCGATCGCTCGCGGCCTCGTCGGCGACAACGACCTCCTGCTGGTGGACGAACCTAGTGAGGGGCTCGCGCCGCTCATCGTCGAGGCCGTCGCGGAGGCGCTGACGGAGGCCGCCACCGACACGACGATGCTGCTCGTCGAACAGAACCTGCCGCTGGCGCTCGACGTTGCCGACCGCTTCTACGTCCTCGACCACGGACGGGTCGTCGACGAGGGCGACACCGCCGACGTGAGCGCCGACGGCGAACGCCTCCGGAGGTACCTCTCGGCATGA
- a CDS encoding iron-sulfur cluster assembly scaffold protein, translating to MDTARDDLDDYLTSDRYHDLVSEHYYDHRNQGGLTDPTFVKSSEETTCGDDGEFHVTITDDRIDDIAFESRSCAVSRAVASLLSEHLKGMPVAEVAELDGYVARQLEGQYPDLRRECVEGPEAVIREAARDYLTEGQRTESV from the coding sequence GTGGACACCGCTCGCGACGACCTCGACGACTATCTGACCTCCGACCGCTACCACGACCTCGTCAGCGAACACTACTACGACCACCGGAACCAGGGCGGCCTCACCGACCCGACGTTCGTGAAGTCCTCCGAGGAGACCACTTGCGGCGACGACGGCGAGTTCCACGTCACGATCACCGACGACCGCATCGACGACATCGCCTTCGAGAGCCGGAGCTGTGCGGTCAGCCGCGCCGTGGCCAGCCTCCTCTCGGAGCACCTCAAGGGGATGCCGGTCGCCGAGGTGGCGGAACTCGACGGCTACGTCGCCCGCCAACTCGAGGGACAGTACCCCGACCTCCGACGCGAGTGTGTCGAAGGCCCCGAAGCCGTCATCAGAGAAGCCGCTCGCGACTACCTCACGGAGGGCCAGCGCACGGAATCTGTGTAG